A part of Paenibacillus donghaensis genomic DNA contains:
- a CDS encoding beta-galactosidase: MKNYRIVVSEDKKNIFSGHMKLGGVNPSGERISFTNYYMEKNGDPFFGICGEFHFSRYDERYWEDEIIKMKMGGVNIVTTYIFWNLHEEVEGVFEWKGNKDLRTFIQLCDQHGLYVMIRIGPFCHGEIRNGGMPEWLFGRPFEVRSNDEGYMVYVRRLYAEISLQVQGLLYKDGGPVIGTQIENEHNHSSAQWGLTVGVNNMWLSGGSDGNAHMLQLKDMALEAGIDTPIYTCTGWGGATTPVPDMLPLWGGYAYWPWIYYETDRFEGVKEHPATPEYIFRDKHNNAIPKSYNFEPFYSPEDYPYACCEMGGGMVQFYKYRFEFPYNSVPAMSVMKTAEGCNILGYYMYHGGSNPKGKVNLFTNDLATPKISYDFNAMIGEFGQVRESYKRTKLQHYLFTEFQNSFALTKTILPGDTSENDPYEVDTLRYAVRSHEGAGFLFLNNFQDHVDNHDLQDMNVSIELPGETITIPGQGELTLGSESFAILPYNFDLAGITLKYATAQLITKLDVEDVRYYFFFTPEGMKGTYALQTDDVTSIEVDYGHTKHLNHMTIIEVDEQNSSIARLVSAEGKKVVIYTMTSEQSLEFWKADIRGKQRVLFTNANLLVSGNEIKLESTDQEEVTLRVFPDFEDSLGSVSGGKLAETSEDGLFKTYKLLVPKKEIICKSTKVKNERAVLEFESGSLDGVKEALLQIDYSGDIGYAFIDGDLIHDNFCNTTTWEIGLKRFEEQLLEKGMYLYVSPIRKGTVVNSNTTMAGWNETATELIADIASIRAVPVYEIVIRPN, encoded by the coding sequence ATGAAGAACTATCGAATCGTTGTAAGTGAGGATAAAAAGAATATCTTTTCGGGTCATATGAAGCTGGGTGGTGTGAACCCTTCCGGTGAACGGATTAGTTTTACGAACTATTATATGGAAAAAAACGGCGATCCTTTTTTCGGCATTTGCGGAGAATTCCATTTTTCCCGTTATGATGAACGCTACTGGGAAGATGAAATTATTAAAATGAAAATGGGTGGCGTCAACATTGTCACTACCTATATTTTTTGGAACCTGCATGAGGAAGTCGAAGGCGTGTTTGAATGGAAAGGAAATAAAGATTTACGCACATTCATTCAGCTGTGTGATCAGCATGGTCTGTATGTCATGATCCGCATTGGCCCCTTTTGCCATGGGGAAATTCGCAACGGCGGCATGCCGGAGTGGCTGTTCGGCCGTCCGTTCGAGGTTCGCTCCAATGATGAAGGTTATATGGTGTACGTACGGAGGCTTTATGCAGAAATCAGCTTACAGGTGCAAGGATTATTGTACAAAGATGGAGGTCCGGTCATCGGCACCCAAATCGAGAATGAGCATAACCATTCCTCGGCACAGTGGGGCCTGACAGTCGGCGTTAACAATATGTGGCTGAGTGGCGGCAGTGACGGCAACGCGCATATGCTGCAGCTGAAGGACATGGCGCTGGAGGCAGGAATAGATACGCCCATCTATACATGTACAGGGTGGGGAGGGGCTACGACGCCAGTACCGGATATGCTCCCGTTATGGGGCGGCTATGCCTATTGGCCATGGATTTACTATGAAACCGACCGCTTCGAAGGCGTAAAGGAACATCCTGCAACACCAGAATATATTTTCCGGGATAAACATAATAATGCCATCCCCAAGAGCTATAATTTCGAGCCGTTCTATAGCCCCGAAGATTATCCTTACGCTTGCTGTGAAATGGGCGGCGGGATGGTTCAGTTCTATAAATACCGGTTTGAATTTCCTTATAATAGCGTTCCCGCCATGTCTGTCATGAAGACGGCTGAGGGCTGCAATATTCTTGGATACTATATGTACCATGGGGGAAGCAACCCGAAAGGCAAGGTTAATCTGTTCACGAACGATCTGGCGACGCCAAAAATTTCTTATGATTTTAACGCGATGATCGGGGAATTTGGGCAAGTGCGGGAATCTTATAAGCGGACGAAGCTGCAGCATTATTTGTTTACGGAGTTCCAGAATTCCTTTGCTCTGACCAAGACGATATTGCCGGGCGATACCTCGGAGAATGATCCGTACGAGGTGGATACCTTGCGGTATGCAGTCCGTTCACATGAAGGAGCCGGCTTCCTGTTCCTGAACAATTTCCAGGATCATGTGGATAATCACGATTTGCAGGACATGAACGTCAGCATCGAGCTTCCCGGTGAGACCATCACCATTCCGGGTCAAGGGGAGTTGACGCTTGGCAGTGAGAGCTTCGCTATTTTGCCGTATAATTTCGATCTGGCCGGAATTACGCTGAAATATGCAACCGCGCAGCTCATCACGAAGCTGGACGTAGAGGATGTAAGGTATTACTTCTTCTTTACGCCGGAAGGAATGAAGGGGACGTACGCGTTACAAACTGACGATGTGACAAGCATTGAAGTCGATTATGGACATACCAAGCACCTTAACCATATGACGATCATTGAAGTAGACGAGCAGAATTCCAGCATAGCGCGTCTCGTTTCTGCAGAGGGAAAGAAAGTCGTGATCTATACCATGACAAGCGAACAAAGCCTCGAGTTCTGGAAGGCGGATATCCGCGGCAAGCAGCGTGTCTTATTCACGAACGCCAATTTGCTGGTATCAGGGAATGAGATCAAGCTGGAGTCAACGGATCAAGAAGAGGTCACTCTACGGGTGTTCCCTGATTTTGAGGACTCCTTAGGTTCAGTATCGGGCGGGAAGCTGGCGGAAACGTCGGAAGACGGTTTATTCAAGACATACAAATTGCTTGTACCTAAGAAAGAGATCATATGTAAATCCACGAAGGTCAAGAACGAACGGGCTGTTCTGGAATTCGAATCCGGATCATTGGACGGTGTGAAGGAAGCCTTGCTGCAAATTGATTATTCCGGAGATATCGGTTATGCCTTCATTGACGGAGATCTCATTCATGATAATTTCTGCAACACCACCACATGGGAAATTGGATTGAAGCGATTTGAGGAGCAATTGCTTGAGAAGGGAATGTACCTCTATGTGTCGCCGATCCGCAAAGGTACTGTCGTTAACAGTAACACCACGATGGCAGGGTGGAACGAGACGGCTACAGAACTGATTGCAGATATTGCTTCTATTCGCGCAGTCCCGGTATACGAGATTGTGATTAGACCTAACTAG
- a CDS encoding DUF5107 domain-containing protein: MMLSEAVRIWEEEVSIPTYGVGEPDRNPMFLEKRVYQGSSGKVYPHPVIDKIEDEKKLQPYQMVILENEYVRIEIMPELGGRIYRALDKTNDYDFVYYNRVIKPALVGLAGPWISGGIEFNWPQHHRPNTYGPVEYKLTDNENGSATVWVSEIDRMYGTKVTAGFTLYPGKAYLEISAQLYNRTPEPQTFLWWANPAVAVNDHTQSVFPPDVTAVFDHGKRDVSRFPIATGTYYKMDYSAGVDISRYRNIPVPTSYMAYKSDYNFVGGYDHGVQAGLLHVANHHVSPGKKQWTWGNGEFGQAWDRNLTDEDGPYIELMTGVYTDNQPDFTWLQPYEEKSFKQYFMPYKNIGVVKNASIDAAVNLEVDEQSREVIVLAYATSLFTGAVVELTGSRRTYLQEIVELSPTETFKSVITLDEDDHAHDLKLTVQDANGNLLIAYQPAKPSIQQVPDAAKPLPAPEELKTNEQLYLAGLHLEQYRHATFEPEHYYQEGLKRDPSDIRINVAYGTLLLRRGLYAEAEGHFRIAVKSLTWRNPNPYDGEALYQLGVALKGQGRLEEAFAALYKSTWSAAWQDAGFFTLAQIACEKGDFGEALVLVERSLIHNSRNYKARHLKAALLRKLGQLEAALLFSEETLALDIADFGSANERYLTVSSQGEQAKAGEVKADLLRLMRGDAHNYLNLVSDYDNCGLFEEAIEVIERIVAGHDSNAYPMLHYTLGYLHEKAGHFELAQVHRKAGNVSAPDYCFPNSLFDLQVLTSVISADAEDDKAHYYLGNWLYDKRRHEAAITHWEASRSIRGDFATVHRNLSLAYFNKKGDTASALISMEKAFACRPDDARVLYELDQLYKKLGYTAETRCAKLEEHQVLVNKRDDLYVEYITLLNAQGFHEKAVHALQARNFHPWEGGEGKVTGQHVVAHVELAKQALTDNRNEEAVQLLRQALIYPDNLGEGKLSGAQENNVYYYLGLAHKGLKETELAQECFSIASKGLEEPASAMYYNDQPPDMIYYQGMAWLALGNEKEAKRRFNKLIDYAEKHLFDEVKFDYFAVSLPDFLVFEDDLNVRNEVHCRYMMGLGHLGLLQLERAKEQFGQALLKEANHTGARIHLGMIYSTNWEMN, translated from the coding sequence ATGATGTTGAGTGAGGCAGTTCGCATATGGGAAGAAGAGGTCTCGATTCCCACTTATGGGGTCGGGGAGCCGGATCGAAACCCGATGTTCTTGGAGAAGCGTGTGTATCAAGGAAGCTCCGGTAAAGTATATCCACATCCGGTGATCGATAAAATTGAAGATGAGAAGAAACTCCAGCCGTATCAGATGGTTATCTTGGAGAACGAATATGTCCGCATTGAGATTATGCCTGAACTTGGCGGACGTATTTACCGTGCGCTGGACAAAACGAATGACTACGATTTCGTATATTACAATCGTGTTATCAAACCAGCACTGGTGGGCTTGGCAGGCCCCTGGATTTCAGGAGGGATTGAGTTCAACTGGCCACAGCATCATCGTCCGAATACGTATGGTCCGGTTGAGTACAAGCTGACGGATAATGAAAATGGAAGCGCTACCGTCTGGGTTAGCGAGATCGACCGTATGTATGGAACCAAAGTAACGGCCGGATTCACCTTATACCCTGGCAAAGCTTATCTGGAAATTTCCGCTCAGCTCTATAATCGGACACCTGAACCACAAACCTTCCTGTGGTGGGCTAACCCTGCAGTTGCCGTTAACGATCATACGCAATCCGTCTTTCCGCCGGATGTAACGGCTGTCTTCGACCATGGTAAACGTGACGTCTCCCGCTTTCCCATCGCTACAGGAACCTATTACAAAATGGATTACTCTGCGGGCGTTGATATTTCGCGTTACAGAAATATTCCTGTCCCTACTTCGTATATGGCCTATAAATCGGACTATAACTTTGTCGGCGGATATGATCATGGCGTTCAGGCAGGCCTGCTGCACGTAGCGAACCATCATGTTTCGCCGGGTAAAAAGCAGTGGACATGGGGGAACGGCGAATTCGGCCAGGCATGGGATCGCAATTTGACGGATGAAGATGGGCCTTATATTGAGCTAATGACAGGCGTCTACACAGACAACCAACCGGATTTTACATGGCTGCAGCCGTATGAAGAGAAGTCGTTCAAACAATATTTCATGCCTTACAAAAATATCGGTGTCGTAAAAAATGCATCTATCGATGCTGCCGTCAATCTGGAAGTTGACGAGCAATCGCGTGAAGTTATCGTGCTGGCTTACGCAACTTCCCTGTTTACGGGCGCTGTCGTTGAATTGACGGGAAGCCGTCGTACCTATTTACAGGAAATCGTCGAGCTGTCGCCGACAGAGACCTTCAAATCTGTCATTACGCTTGATGAGGATGATCATGCACACGACTTAAAGCTGACCGTCCAGGATGCCAATGGCAACCTGCTCATTGCCTATCAGCCTGCGAAACCATCTATCCAGCAAGTACCGGATGCCGCTAAGCCGCTGCCTGCTCCTGAAGAGCTGAAGACGAATGAGCAGCTCTATCTGGCCGGGCTGCACTTGGAGCAATATCGCCATGCAACGTTCGAACCGGAACACTATTATCAGGAGGGATTAAAACGCGACCCAAGCGACATTCGCATCAACGTGGCATATGGCACACTCCTGTTGCGCCGCGGGCTATATGCCGAGGCAGAAGGTCACTTCCGGATCGCGGTAAAGTCACTTACTTGGCGAAATCCGAATCCATACGATGGTGAAGCTCTTTATCAATTAGGGGTTGCGCTTAAAGGACAAGGACGTTTGGAAGAAGCCTTTGCAGCACTCTACAAATCGACTTGGTCTGCGGCCTGGCAAGATGCCGGATTCTTCACACTGGCGCAAATTGCCTGTGAGAAGGGGGATTTCGGAGAAGCGCTGGTACTGGTTGAGCGTTCCCTCATACACAATTCCCGTAATTACAAAGCACGTCACCTGAAAGCTGCTCTTCTTCGCAAGCTGGGGCAGCTGGAGGCAGCACTGCTCTTCTCGGAGGAGACACTTGCCCTTGATATCGCTGATTTTGGTTCAGCCAATGAACGTTACCTGACGGTTTCTAGCCAAGGTGAGCAAGCGAAGGCCGGCGAAGTGAAGGCTGATCTTCTGCGGCTGATGCGTGGAGATGCTCATAATTATTTGAATCTGGTTTCTGATTATGACAATTGCGGCTTGTTTGAGGAAGCCATTGAAGTGATTGAGCGGATCGTAGCAGGTCATGATTCCAATGCGTACCCGATGCTTCATTATACGCTTGGCTACCTGCATGAGAAAGCTGGGCATTTCGAACTTGCCCAGGTGCACAGAAAGGCTGGAAACGTGTCAGCACCGGATTACTGTTTCCCGAACAGTTTATTCGATCTGCAAGTACTGACAAGTGTCATTTCAGCTGATGCTGAGGATGATAAAGCCCATTACTATCTGGGAAATTGGTTATACGATAAAAGAAGACACGAAGCTGCGATCACCCATTGGGAAGCTTCACGTTCCATCCGGGGAGATTTCGCGACGGTCCACCGGAATCTGTCACTCGCCTATTTCAACAAAAAAGGGGACACAGCATCGGCGCTTATCTCTATGGAGAAGGCTTTTGCCTGCAGGCCGGATGACGCACGCGTGTTGTATGAGCTGGATCAATTGTATAAGAAGCTTGGTTACACGGCGGAGACCCGCTGTGCCAAGCTGGAGGAACATCAGGTTTTAGTGAACAAACGCGATGATCTCTACGTGGAATACATCACTCTTTTGAATGCGCAGGGCTTTCATGAGAAGGCAGTTCATGCGCTGCAAGCACGGAATTTCCACCCTTGGGAAGGCGGCGAGGGTAAAGTCACAGGGCAGCATGTTGTTGCCCATGTTGAGCTAGCCAAGCAGGCTTTGACTGATAACCGTAATGAAGAGGCAGTACAATTATTGCGGCAAGCACTTATTTATCCGGATAATCTGGGTGAAGGCAAGCTGTCGGGCGCACAAGAGAACAATGTCTATTACTATCTCGGACTGGCTCATAAAGGCTTAAAAGAAACTGAACTGGCTCAGGAATGCTTCAGCATTGCTTCAAAGGGATTGGAGGAGCCCGCCAGCGCGATGTATTACAACGACCAGCCGCCAGATATGATTTATTATCAAGGGATGGCTTGGCTTGCGCTGGGTAATGAGAAGGAAGCCAAACGCCGCTTCAACAAGTTGATCGATTACGCCGAGAAGCATCTTTTCGACGAAGTGAAATTCGACTATTTCGCTGTTTCCCTGCCAGACTTCCTGGTGTTCGAGGACGATTTGAACGTAAGGAATGAAGTTCACTGCCGGTATATGATGGGGCTGGGGCACCTCGGATTGCTTCAACTGGAACGGGCGAAAGAACAGTTTGGGCAAGCTCTTCTTAAGGAAGCTAACCATACAGGCGCGCGAATTCATCTAGGTATGATCTACTCAACAAATTGGGAAATGAATTAA
- a CDS encoding transcriptional regulator, giving the protein MEPEYLIRESLIRYMRINNMNHSQFLEQSGLNSGTLSRILQGSKPISFRQLGAITAGMGLAEDFFFDAYVAECFAFSVSMRRIRPFIYHCAALGRVDCIEQIVRRLLDDLSYSAALFDIAEELFASSQQQAAALIYVHVSEAEKYQHSERLAVCKYRLFRIGLSEDMEENVRAANLFELYVNRLNEADQLDALKQLMHVFGMVHKWAKVDELAKEMHRVATIQYDLQCLSEHTDEGQRRTERPLYYYILYAYLARSTASEECGDYKRALDFVALYSNGESWVQETGEEARRIIGQFSEWAIANTYLYRLMSGDVEVLDEYANYIASQEDEIFVAVRHMVQAANRYGCNIDSILERFSAYIPYQADQTEYGEYKPEILKEGYAQFLSDLAVYHLNQNEDYAMKYILEGLELSITMNSSKIIITCMTLFEQYRDRADLDAKKKFKKLSNEVNRLNAEKSVVLLGSL; this is encoded by the coding sequence TTGGAACCGGAGTATTTAATTCGTGAGTCATTAATAAGATATATGAGAATCAACAACATGAATCACTCTCAATTTCTGGAGCAATCAGGACTAAATTCGGGCACTCTTAGCCGTATCTTACAGGGAAGCAAACCCATTTCTTTTCGACAGTTGGGTGCTATTACAGCTGGTATGGGGTTAGCAGAGGACTTCTTTTTTGATGCTTACGTGGCAGAATGTTTCGCATTTTCAGTTTCTATGCGGAGAATTCGTCCATTTATATATCACTGTGCGGCTTTGGGGCGCGTGGATTGTATCGAACAGATTGTCCGTAGACTGCTGGATGATCTCTCCTATTCTGCCGCTCTTTTTGACATTGCCGAAGAATTGTTTGCAAGCAGTCAGCAGCAGGCTGCAGCTTTGATCTATGTCCATGTGAGCGAAGCCGAGAAGTATCAGCATTCCGAACGGCTGGCAGTTTGTAAGTACCGATTATTTCGGATTGGGCTAAGTGAAGATATGGAAGAGAATGTACGTGCTGCAAACCTATTTGAATTATACGTGAATCGTCTTAATGAAGCTGACCAACTCGATGCTCTAAAGCAGTTAATGCATGTTTTCGGTATGGTTCATAAATGGGCGAAGGTCGACGAACTAGCTAAGGAAATGCATCGGGTCGCAACGATTCAGTATGATTTGCAATGTCTTTCTGAGCATACCGATGAAGGACAGAGACGGACGGAGCGCCCTTTGTATTATTACATTCTCTATGCTTACCTCGCACGTTCTACGGCTAGTGAAGAATGTGGGGATTACAAGCGCGCATTGGATTTTGTAGCGCTGTATTCCAATGGAGAAAGCTGGGTCCAGGAGACAGGCGAGGAAGCCAGACGTATTATCGGACAATTTTCTGAATGGGCCATTGCAAATACTTATCTTTATCGCTTAATGTCCGGAGATGTGGAAGTGCTGGACGAATACGCTAATTACATTGCATCCCAAGAAGATGAGATTTTCGTTGCTGTACGTCATATGGTCCAAGCAGCAAATAGATATGGATGTAATATCGACAGCATCCTGGAGCGTTTCTCAGCATACATACCTTATCAAGCGGACCAAACGGAGTATGGCGAATATAAACCAGAGATATTGAAAGAGGGATACGCTCAATTTCTAAGCGATCTTGCAGTGTATCACCTGAACCAGAATGAAGATTATGCAATGAAATATATTTTGGAAGGTTTAGAATTATCGATTACAATGAATAGTAGTAAGATTATCATTACTTGTATGACTCTTTTTGAGCAATATAGGGATCGTGCTGATCTGGATGCCAAGAAGAAATTTAAAAAACTATCGAATGAGGTGAATCGACTCAATGCGGAAAAAAGCGTTGTTCTTCTGGGTTCTCTGTAG